From Mannheimia pernigra, one genomic window encodes:
- a CDS encoding DNA polymerase III subunit delta', producing the protein MYSWLTSTYQKLIDSFLHGRGHHSLLFKTDVGLGTNTLIEKVAKWLLCTEKTSNTPCCQCKSCQLTQSKNHPDFHILEPIEGKDIGIDQVRELIANLQNFAQQGGNTVVYIRGVDRLTEASSNALLKTLEEPRENVYFLLEAPLQSTVLATIQSRSQTWVIYAPQANEVMQWLHTQFPTTSMSELEIALRICRSRPLICKNFLENDRLLKRKTFLQTFWRFYKNRDVVLLFQAFDKEKGNVLQQLEWLESFFSDALKAKMNITQGWLNPDLQNGIIPFSQQLTAYGLLQGQQILQQTQQDLVEINAVNQELMLLDCLTKLVLIFE; encoded by the coding sequence ATGTATAGTTGGCTTACAAGCACTTACCAAAAACTCATCGACTCCTTTTTACACGGACGAGGGCATCACTCTCTGCTGTTTAAAACCGATGTTGGGCTTGGCACAAATACGTTAATCGAAAAAGTGGCTAAGTGGTTACTCTGCACAGAAAAAACGAGCAATACCCCTTGCTGTCAATGCAAAAGTTGCCAACTTACGCAAAGCAAAAACCACCCAGATTTCCATATTTTAGAACCGATTGAAGGTAAAGATATTGGCATCGATCAGGTGCGAGAATTGATCGCTAACCTACAAAATTTCGCTCAACAAGGCGGTAACACCGTCGTGTATATTCGAGGCGTAGATCGATTAACCGAAGCAAGTAGCAACGCACTTCTCAAAACCCTTGAAGAGCCACGTGAGAATGTCTATTTCTTACTTGAAGCTCCATTGCAATCAACCGTGTTAGCTACCATTCAGAGCCGAAGCCAAACCTGGGTGATTTATGCCCCACAAGCGAACGAGGTAATGCAATGGCTTCACACACAATTTCCTACAACCTCAATGTCTGAGTTGGAAATTGCACTGCGTATTTGCCGCTCTCGCCCGCTTATTTGCAAAAATTTTCTCGAAAATGACCGCTTGTTAAAGCGAAAAACATTTCTACAAACCTTCTGGCGTTTTTACAAAAATCGAGATGTTGTATTGCTTTTTCAAGCTTTCGACAAAGAAAAAGGGAATGTATTACAACAACTTGAATGGTTAGAAAGTTTCTTTAGCGATGCCCTCAAAGCTAAAATGAACATTACACAAGGCTGGCTCAATCCAGACCTCCAAAACGGCATTATTCCATTTAGCCAACAGCTCACCGCCTATGGCTTACTACAAGGACAGCAAATTCTTCAACAAACTCAACAGGATCTAGTGGAGATTAATGCCGTAAATCAGGAATTGATGTTGCTGGATTGTTTAACAAAGCTGGTTTTGATTTTTGAATAA
- a CDS encoding DUF1523 family protein — translation MRTILKYFLFLVSLALFIVLGGAINYAMPSYEETLVTGMEVRRMDKDGIISKSNPADGQIRDVYFLFTEDPNTKKVMVYRNEDTGWSLPPYFKFDSADIQAKAQAYANEKQRVQIKYYGWRINWLNEFRNIVSIKPLPEAETISKPIMSYVLYAVLAFLFFLSVQFIRGIFKD, via the coding sequence ATGAGAACAATACTTAAATATTTTCTATTTTTAGTCTCCCTTGCCCTTTTTATTGTGCTAGGCGGCGCAATCAATTACGCAATGCCAAGCTACGAAGAAACATTAGTAACAGGAATGGAAGTCCGCCGTATGGATAAAGACGGTATAATTAGCAAGTCTAATCCTGCTGATGGTCAAATACGTGATGTTTATTTCCTATTTACTGAAGATCCTAACACCAAAAAAGTAATGGTATATCGTAACGAAGATACTGGTTGGAGTTTACCACCTTACTTCAAATTTGATTCCGCCGATATTCAAGCAAAAGCACAAGCTTATGCTAACGAAAAACAACGGGTTCAAATTAAATATTACGGCTGGCGTATTAACTGGCTAAATGAGTTCAGAAATATTGTGTCTATTAAACCACTACCCGAAGCGGAAACTATAAGCAAACCAATTATGAGCTATGTACTCTATGCGGTATTAGCTTTCTTATTCTTCCTCTCCGTGCAATTTATTCGAGGCATCTTCAAAGATTAA
- the mltG gene encoding endolytic transglycosylase MltG, with protein sequence MLKKILIALSLAGVIACGGLFYGYQKLNSLAEHQITAQPDQLFILEKGISSHRLAGLLKEQGIITHNDADLLPYLMRLHPELSKFKAGAYSLNNLATVKDLLAHLNSGKEVQLNVQFIEGRTFQNGYEQLSKANYLQQTLQDKSEKEIAELLGIPYTKIEGWIAPDTYRYTPNSTDLALLKRAYQRQKTILENAWQNRAENLPLANPYEMLILASIVEKETGIASERPKIASVFINRLRIKMRLQTDPTVIYGMGNRYDGNIRRKDLEEVTLYNTYQIDGLPPTPIAMPSEASIKAVSNPDYTPYLYFVADGTGGHKFSKTLKDHNKAVQEWIQIERKRKNNQSNEQKK encoded by the coding sequence ATGTTAAAAAAAATCCTTATTGCATTAAGTTTAGCTGGTGTTATTGCTTGTGGTGGATTATTTTATGGCTACCAAAAACTTAATTCCTTAGCAGAGCATCAAATCACCGCCCAACCAGATCAACTTTTTATACTGGAAAAAGGGATTTCTAGCCACCGATTAGCAGGTCTTTTAAAAGAACAAGGTATTATTACCCATAATGATGCGGATCTTCTCCCCTACTTAATGCGATTACATCCAGAGTTAAGCAAATTTAAAGCTGGAGCTTATTCATTAAATAACTTAGCTACCGTAAAAGATTTGCTGGCTCATTTAAATTCAGGCAAAGAAGTGCAATTAAATGTGCAATTTATTGAGGGTAGAACCTTCCAAAATGGGTACGAGCAATTATCTAAAGCGAACTATTTGCAACAAACTCTCCAAGATAAATCGGAAAAAGAAATTGCTGAATTACTCGGTATTCCATATACAAAAATCGAGGGTTGGATTGCACCAGATACTTATCGCTACACACCAAACTCTACCGATTTAGCTTTACTCAAACGTGCTTATCAACGGCAAAAAACCATCTTAGAGAATGCTTGGCAAAATAGAGCAGAAAATCTACCGCTTGCCAATCCTTATGAGATGTTAATTCTTGCATCGATTGTCGAAAAAGAGACGGGCATTGCGAGCGAACGCCCTAAAATTGCTTCTGTTTTTATTAACCGCTTACGCATTAAAATGCGTCTGCAAACCGATCCAACCGTGATTTACGGTATGGGCAATCGCTATGATGGAAATATTCGCCGTAAAGATTTAGAAGAAGTAACACTATATAATACTTACCAAATTGACGGCTTACCGCCTACACCGATCGCTATGCCAAGTGAGGCTTCTATTAAAGCGGTCTCCAATCCTGATTACACACCCTATTTATACTTTGTCGCAGATGGTACAGGCGGACACAAATTTAGTAAAACATTAAAAGATCATAATAAAGCGGTGCAAGAGTGGATTCAAATTGAACGTAAACGCAAAAATAATCAAAGTAACGAACAGAAAAAATAG
- the glnA gene encoding type I glutamate--ammonia ligase: MSNAIDNVSKLIQDNDIKFVLLKFTDIKGKEHGVSLPVSLVANDLEDFFEEGKMFDGSSVEGWKAINKADMLLIPIAETAVVDPFARIPTLTIRCSIFEPNTMQSYDRDPRSIAIRAENYLKSTGVADNVMFGPEPEFFLFDDVRFSTEMNNVSYKIDDVEAAWNTNRKFENGNNGYRPLKKGGYCAVTPIDSAHDIRSEMCLLMEKMGLVIEAHHHEVATAGQNEIATRFNSLTLKADETQIYKYIVQNVAIEHGKTACFMPKPIAGDNGSGMHCNMSLSKNGQNVFMGDKYAGLSETALYYIGGIIKHAKALNAFTNPTTNSYKRLVPGFEAPVLLAYSASNRSASIRIPAVTSPKATRVEARFPDPMANPYICFAALLMAGLDGVINKIHPGDAMDKNLYDLPPEELKDIPTVASSLDDALNALSNDFEFLTQGGVFSKDFIDAYIGIRRKEVERVNSIPHPVEFELYYA; this comes from the coding sequence ATGTCAAACGCAATCGATAACGTATCTAAGTTGATTCAAGATAATGATATCAAATTTGTCTTATTAAAATTTACTGATATTAAAGGTAAAGAACATGGTGTGTCGCTGCCAGTTAGTTTAGTTGCAAATGATCTTGAAGACTTTTTTGAGGAAGGTAAAATGTTCGACGGCTCATCCGTTGAAGGCTGGAAGGCAATTAATAAAGCCGATATGCTTTTAATCCCAATTGCTGAAACTGCTGTAGTTGATCCTTTCGCTCGTATTCCTACCCTCACTATCCGTTGTTCAATCTTTGAACCTAACACAATGCAGTCTTACGATCGTGACCCTCGTTCTATCGCAATTCGTGCCGAGAATTATTTAAAATCAACTGGTGTTGCCGATAACGTAATGTTCGGGCCTGAGCCAGAGTTTTTCTTATTCGATGATGTTCGTTTCAGCACTGAAATGAACAATGTTTCGTATAAAATTGATGATGTAGAGGCAGCTTGGAATACTAATCGTAAATTTGAAAATGGTAATAATGGTTATCGTCCGTTAAAAAAAGGCGGTTATTGTGCAGTTACCCCGATTGATTCCGCTCACGATATCCGTTCTGAAATGTGTTTGTTAATGGAAAAGATGGGCTTAGTGATTGAAGCTCACCACCATGAGGTTGCGACTGCAGGTCAAAATGAGATCGCAACACGCTTCAATAGCTTAACGTTAAAAGCAGATGAAACTCAAATCTATAAATACATTGTGCAAAACGTAGCTATTGAACACGGAAAAACCGCTTGCTTTATGCCAAAGCCAATCGCTGGCGATAATGGTTCTGGAATGCACTGTAATATGTCATTAAGCAAAAATGGTCAAAATGTCTTTATGGGTGATAAATATGCAGGTTTATCTGAAACTGCTCTTTATTATATTGGTGGTATCATAAAACATGCTAAAGCATTAAATGCTTTTACTAACCCAACCACAAACTCATATAAACGTTTAGTGCCAGGCTTTGAAGCTCCTGTATTGTTAGCCTATTCAGCAAGTAATCGCTCGGCATCAATTCGTATTCCAGCAGTCACTAGCCCGAAAGCTACCCGTGTGGAAGCTCGCTTCCCAGACCCAATGGCAAACCCTTATATTTGCTTTGCAGCGTTATTAATGGCTGGTCTTGATGGCGTAATTAATAAAATCCACCCAGGCGATGCAATGGATAAAAACTTATACGACTTGCCGCCAGAAGAGTTAAAAGATATCCCAACTGTTGCGTCTTCTTTAGATGATGCCCTTAATGCGTTAAGCAACGATTTTGAATTTTTAACACAAGGTGGCGTATTTAGCAAAGACTTCATTGACGCTTATATCGGTATTCGTCGTAAAGAAGTTGAGCGTGTAAACTCAATTCCACATCCTGTAGAGTTTGAACTTTATTACGCATAA
- a CDS encoding M48 family metallopeptidase, producing MNFIKKLGLSIFLSIIVVSCATTESINQEAAHHYSQVKSQARQQNAIDASSPTAKRVHTVFNKMKPYAEKANQTSVPFQWEITVLKSDELNAWAMPGGKMAFYTGLVEKLNLSNDEIAVVMGHEMAHALKEHGKSGRTVTMIGGIVGAIADIAVTASTGVNTEGLLSSGVDLIATKPFSRSQETEADEVGLMLMAEAGYNPSAAPNVWIKMSKANGDSGLSIFSTHPSNADRQENLARLVPEAMKVYNARK from the coding sequence ATGAACTTTATTAAAAAACTAGGCCTTTCTATTTTTTTATCTATCATCGTGGTTTCTTGTGCAACAACAGAAAGTATTAACCAAGAAGCAGCTCATCATTATTCACAGGTGAAATCGCAAGCTCGTCAACAAAATGCGATTGATGCATCATCGCCTACCGCAAAACGTGTGCATACCGTATTTAATAAAATGAAACCTTACGCTGAAAAAGCAAACCAAACAAGCGTCCCTTTCCAGTGGGAAATTACCGTTTTAAAATCTGATGAGCTCAATGCGTGGGCAATGCCTGGTGGTAAAATGGCGTTCTATACAGGTTTAGTGGAAAAACTTAATTTATCTAACGATGAAATTGCTGTTGTGATGGGCCATGAGATGGCTCACGCTTTAAAAGAGCATGGTAAATCAGGGCGTACGGTCACGATGATTGGTGGCATTGTAGGCGCGATTGCAGATATTGCAGTAACGGCTTCAACGGGTGTAAATACCGAGGGTTTATTAAGTTCTGGCGTAGATTTAATTGCCACTAAGCCATTTTCTCGCAGCCAAGAAACAGAAGCAGATGAAGTGGGCTTAATGTTGATGGCAGAAGCGGGCTATAATCCATCGGCTGCTCCGAATGTATGGATTAAAATGAGCAAGGCAAACGGAGATTCAGGTTTATCGATTTTTTCAACCCACCCGTCAAATGCGGATCGCCAAGAAAATTTAGCTCGTCTAGTACCTGAAGCGATGAAAGTTTATAACGCTCGTAAATAA
- the wecA gene encoding UDP-N-acetylglucosamine--undecaprenyl-phosphate N-acetylglucosaminephosphotransferase: MWLTFLTVFIVSFLALIVMRPVAKFVNLVDKPNFRKRHQGLIPLIGGIALFIGNLTFYFMQWQDMRLPGLYLTAVTILLIIGVLDDRFDISPLLRAGIQAGLAGAMIYSGLSLNSLGQIIAPFSIELGWLGIVFTIFVTIGVINAFNMVDGIDGLLAGLSSVSFAGLGTLMFIKDEPALGYWCFALIFVLLPYAMFNLSLFGTKWKVFMGDSGSMLIGFTIIWILLLSTQGQGSPISPITGLWLIAVPLIDMVAVIIRRLKKGKSPFKPDRLHLHHLMMRAGLSSRQALLVIVLWAGFCSSIGVLGEIYYWNQWVMMLMFIGLFFLYVYSVTHAWRITRFVRRLKRRAKRSKQSNFNNSK; this comes from the coding sequence ATGTGGCTTACTTTTTTAACAGTATTTATTGTCTCTTTTCTAGCCTTAATCGTAATGCGTCCAGTGGCGAAATTTGTAAATTTGGTAGATAAACCTAATTTCCGCAAACGTCATCAAGGTTTGATCCCATTAATTGGCGGCATCGCTTTATTTATTGGGAATCTCACGTTTTATTTTATGCAATGGCAAGATATGCGACTACCTGGGCTTTATCTCACTGCGGTGACGATTTTGCTGATTATCGGTGTGCTAGATGACAGATTTGACATAAGTCCACTTCTACGAGCAGGTATTCAGGCTGGATTAGCTGGAGCGATGATTTACAGTGGCTTATCATTAAATAGTTTAGGTCAGATTATTGCTCCATTTAGTATTGAGTTAGGCTGGCTAGGCATTGTGTTTACTATCTTCGTCACGATTGGCGTGATTAATGCCTTTAATATGGTAGATGGGATTGATGGCTTATTGGCAGGGCTCTCGAGCGTTAGTTTTGCTGGGCTTGGCACATTGATGTTTATTAAAGATGAGCCTGCTTTAGGCTATTGGTGTTTTGCCCTTATATTTGTTTTATTGCCTTATGCAATGTTTAATTTAAGCCTGTTTGGTACAAAATGGAAAGTGTTTATGGGCGACTCTGGTAGTATGCTGATTGGCTTTACCATTATTTGGATTTTGCTATTAAGTACGCAAGGTCAGGGCTCGCCGATTAGCCCGATTACAGGTTTATGGCTGATTGCTGTGCCGTTAATTGATATGGTGGCGGTTATTATTCGTCGTTTGAAAAAAGGTAAAAGTCCGTTCAAACCTGACCGCTTGCACTTACATCATTTAATGATGCGGGCAGGTTTGAGCTCTCGCCAAGCATTGTTAGTTATTGTACTTTGGGCGGGTTTCTGTTCAAGTATTGGTGTATTAGGTGAGATTTATTACTGGAACCAATGGGTAATGATGCTGATGTTTATCGGCTTATTCTTCTTATATGTGTATTCCGTTACCCACGCTTGGCGTATTACCCGTTTTGTCCGTCGTTTAAAACGTCGTGCAAAACGAAGTAAACAAAGCAACTTTAATAACAGTAAATGA
- the tmk gene encoding dTMP kinase, whose translation MRGKFIVIEGLEGAGKTTAHQVILKELEQAGISNIVMTREPGGTPLAEKLRHLIKHETEEPVTDKAELLMLYAARVQLVENVIKPALAEGKWVLGDRHDMSSQAYQGGGRKLDRKLLETLKESVLGTFEPDLTIYLDLDPVIGLARARGRGELDRIEQQSLDFFYRTRERYLELTKNNNKAVIINAEQSIEKVTADIQHAIRNWLK comes from the coding sequence ATGCGTGGAAAATTTATTGTGATTGAAGGCTTAGAAGGTGCAGGCAAAACAACTGCTCACCAAGTGATTTTAAAAGAGTTAGAGCAAGCAGGCATTAGTAATATCGTGATGACTCGTGAACCGGGTGGCACTCCTCTTGCCGAAAAACTCCGTCATTTAATTAAACACGAAACCGAAGAGCCTGTAACAGATAAAGCGGAATTATTAATGCTCTATGCCGCCCGTGTTCAACTGGTGGAAAATGTGATCAAACCAGCACTTGCCGAAGGTAAATGGGTGCTAGGCGACAGGCACGATATGTCTTCCCAAGCCTATCAAGGTGGGGGACGTAAACTCGATCGCAAATTACTCGAAACTTTAAAAGAATCGGTGCTTGGCACTTTTGAGCCTGATTTAACGATATACCTCGATCTCGATCCTGTCATCGGACTAGCGCGTGCTAGAGGCAGAGGTGAGTTAGATCGTATTGAGCAACAAAGTTTAGACTTTTTTTATCGCACACGAGAACGTTACTTAGAGCTTACAAAAAATAATAACAAAGCAGTCATAATCAATGCAGAGCAATCGATTGAAAAAGTTACTGCCGATATTCAACACGCAATCAGAAATTGGCTGAAATAA
- the ppa gene encoding inorganic diphosphatase has translation MGLELVPAGKALPDDIYVVIEIPANSDPIKYEVDKETGALFVDRFMATAMFYPANYGYVNNTLSSDGDPVDVLVPTPYPLQPGSVIRCRPVGVLKMTDEAGGDAKVVAVPHTKLSKEYDHIKDVGDLPALLKAQIQHFFESYKALEAGKWVKVEGWGDVNEARQEILESFERAKK, from the coding sequence ATGGGCTTAGAATTAGTGCCAGCTGGTAAAGCGTTACCAGATGATATTTATGTTGTTATTGAAATCCCTGCAAATTCAGATCCAATCAAATATGAAGTGGATAAAGAAACGGGGGCATTATTCGTTGATCGTTTTATGGCAACGGCAATGTTTTATCCAGCAAACTATGGTTATGTAAATAATACTTTATCATCAGATGGCGACCCAGTAGATGTATTGGTGCCGACACCATACCCATTACAACCAGGCTCAGTGATTCGTTGTCGCCCAGTAGGGGTATTAAAAATGACTGATGAAGCGGGCGGCGATGCAAAAGTAGTTGCAGTACCACACACTAAATTAAGCAAAGAGTACGATCATATTAAAGATGTTGGTGATTTACCTGCATTATTAAAAGCACAAATTCAACACTTTTTTGAAAGCTATAAAGCACTAGAAGCAGGTAAATGGGTGAAAGTTGAAGGTTGGGGAGATGTAAATGAAGCTCGCCAAGAAATTCTAGAATCTTTCGAGCGTGCTAAAAAGTAA
- the lpxH gene encoding UDP-2,3-diacylglucosamine diphosphatase, which translates to MTYYFIADLHLNENQPEITRLFLQFMQEKAPLAQAVYILGDLFDFWIGDDEESELISNVKNAIKTLTTSGTKCYFICGNRDFLIGKRFSQQTGMALLPDYHIINLFGTPTLLCHGDTLCTDDKKYQQFRKKVHQKWRQAIFLMFPLSWRIRIAEKIRAKSKQEKRGKSAEIMDVNTEFTAQIVTKFKVEQLIHGHTHRQAIHNHNHFTRIVLGDWKADYASILEVKKQGTRFI; encoded by the coding sequence ATGACATACTATTTTATTGCAGATCTCCACTTAAACGAAAATCAACCTGAAATAACCAGACTTTTTTTGCAATTTATGCAAGAAAAAGCACCGCTTGCACAAGCAGTTTATATATTAGGCGATCTATTTGATTTCTGGATTGGCGATGATGAAGAGTCTGAACTTATTTCAAACGTGAAAAATGCAATAAAAACCCTTACTACAAGCGGTACAAAATGCTATTTTATTTGCGGAAACCGTGATTTCTTAATTGGTAAACGTTTTAGTCAGCAAACAGGAATGGCTCTTTTGCCTGATTATCATATTATTAATTTATTTGGCACGCCCACATTACTTTGTCACGGCGACACACTTTGTACTGATGATAAGAAATATCAACAATTCCGTAAAAAAGTCCATCAAAAATGGCGACAAGCTATCTTTTTGATGTTTCCACTTTCTTGGCGAATTCGGATTGCGGAGAAAATTCGTGCCAAAAGTAAGCAAGAAAAGCGTGGTAAATCTGCCGAAATTATGGACGTAAACACTGAATTTACGGCTCAAATTGTAACAAAATTTAAAGTAGAACAACTTATACACGGACATACACATCGCCAAGCGATCCATAATCACAATCATTTTACCCGTATTGTATTAGGAGATTGGAAAGCCGATTATGCGTCTATTTTAGAAGTTAAAAAACAAGGAACTCGGTTTATATAA
- the hemL gene encoding glutamate-1-semialdehyde 2,1-aminomutase — protein sequence MSMSEKLFEQAQKVIPGGVNSPVRAFKGVGGTPIFIKKATGAYIIDSDDKQYIDYVGSWGPMVLGHNHPAIIDAVLKAVPNGLSFGAPTSAEITLAELVCKLVPSIEMVRMVSSGTEATMSAIRLARGYTGRDKIIKFEGCYHGHSDSLLVKAGSGALTLGQPSGPGVPADFAKHTLTCTYNDLDSVKAAFEQYPNDIACLIVEPVAGNMNCIPPQEGFLQGLRELCTQYGAVFIIDEVMTGFRVALGGAQSYYGVTPDLTTLGKIIGGGMPVGAFGGKKEIMEHIAPTGPVYQAGTLSGNPIAMAAGLACLTELSKAGNETILAEKTKTLAEGFKALADKHNVPLTVQYVGGMFGLFFTEQKAVTNFQEVMKCDAAKFNRFFHLMLEQGVYLAPSAFEAGFMSLAHSDEDIARTLEAADKAFGEL from the coding sequence ATGTCAATGTCAGAAAAACTGTTTGAACAAGCCCAAAAAGTGATTCCAGGCGGTGTAAACTCTCCTGTTCGAGCTTTCAAAGGGGTAGGGGGTACGCCTATTTTTATTAAGAAAGCAACAGGTGCGTATATTATCGACAGCGACGACAAGCAATATATTGACTACGTTGGCTCTTGGGGCCCGATGGTATTGGGGCATAACCACCCAGCGATTATTGATGCGGTATTAAAAGCAGTGCCAAATGGCTTGAGCTTTGGAGCCCCAACGTCTGCTGAAATCACCCTTGCAGAATTAGTCTGCAAATTAGTGCCATCTATTGAAATGGTGAGAATGGTAAGCTCTGGTACAGAAGCAACAATGTCTGCCATTCGCTTAGCTCGTGGCTACACAGGGCGAGATAAAATTATCAAATTTGAAGGTTGCTATCACGGGCATTCAGATTCACTATTAGTAAAAGCAGGTTCTGGAGCTTTAACACTTGGCCAGCCAAGTGGGCCAGGCGTGCCTGCGGATTTCGCTAAGCACACACTTACCTGCACTTACAACGATTTAGATTCAGTAAAAGCGGCGTTTGAACAATATCCAAATGACATAGCTTGCTTAATTGTTGAACCTGTTGCAGGCAATATGAACTGTATTCCTCCACAAGAGGGCTTTTTACAAGGCTTGCGTGAACTTTGCACGCAATACGGTGCAGTGTTTATTATTGATGAAGTGATGACTGGCTTTCGTGTCGCACTTGGTGGGGCTCAATCTTACTACGGCGTTACACCTGATTTAACTACGCTCGGCAAAATTATCGGCGGCGGTATGCCGGTGGGAGCATTCGGCGGTAAAAAAGAAATTATGGAACACATCGCCCCAACCGGTCCGGTTTACCAAGCAGGCACGCTTTCAGGCAACCCGATTGCAATGGCGGCTGGCTTGGCTTGCTTAACGGAATTATCGAAAGCAGGCAATGAAACCATTTTAGCGGAAAAAACCAAAACCCTCGCTGAAGGCTTTAAAGCCCTTGCCGATAAACATAATGTACCACTTACCGTGCAATACGTTGGCGGTATGTTCGGCTTATTCTTCACCGAACAAAAAGCAGTAACCAACTTCCAAGAAGTGATGAAATGCGATGCGGCTAAATTCAACCGTTTCTTCCACTTAATGTTAGAACAGGGCGTCTATTTAGCACCATCTGCATTTGAGGCAGGATTTATGTCGTTAGCACATA
- a CDS encoding TatD family hydrolase, whose translation MKDLFIIDSHCHLDSLDYENRHKNVDEVIQNAKARGVHHFLSVCTTIGRFEAMKNLTAHRNDVSLSCGVHPLNVEDEPFDYDKLFQFAQDPKVVAIGETGLDYHYTPETKTLQQSLFVQQIEIANKLNKPLIIHTRSAREDTMNMLEQNGAEKCGGVLHCFTEDWTMAKRALEIGFYISISGIITFRNAEELRDVVRKIPLDRLLIETDSPYLAPIPYRGKPNQPAYVRETCEYVATLKGVSTEELARITTENVQKLFNIQL comes from the coding sequence ATGAAAGACTTATTTATTATCGACTCACACTGTCATTTAGACTCTTTAGACTACGAAAACCGACACAAAAATGTGGATGAAGTGATTCAAAATGCGAAAGCACGTGGTGTACATCATTTTCTTTCAGTTTGCACTACTATTGGACGTTTTGAGGCAATGAAAAATCTAACCGCTCATCGTAACGATGTTTCTCTTTCTTGTGGCGTTCACCCATTGAATGTAGAAGATGAGCCATTTGATTACGATAAACTATTTCAATTTGCTCAAGATCCAAAAGTGGTTGCCATTGGCGAAACTGGTTTAGATTATCACTACACACCAGAAACTAAAACATTGCAACAATCACTTTTTGTGCAACAAATTGAGATTGCAAATAAGCTCAATAAACCGCTTATTATCCACACACGTTCAGCGCGTGAAGATACAATGAATATGCTAGAACAAAACGGAGCGGAAAAATGCGGGGGTGTGTTGCACTGTTTTACGGAAGATTGGACTATGGCAAAGCGTGCATTAGAGATTGGTTTTTATATTTCAATTTCAGGCATTATAACTTTCCGTAATGCCGAAGAATTACGAGATGTAGTGCGAAAAATCCCACTAGATCGCTTATTGATTGAAACCGATTCACCTTATTTAGCACCCATTCCTTATCGAGGAAAGCCAAATCAGCCCGCTTATGTGAGAGAAACTTGTGAATATGTTGCGACATTAAAAGGGGTTTCAACAGAAGAATTAGCTCGCATTACAACTGAAAATGTGCAAAAATTATTTAACATCCAATTATAA